The Hyphococcus flavus genome contains a region encoding:
- a CDS encoding VOC family protein has protein sequence MQYLHTMVRVKDLNASLDFYCQKLGLVEVNRHESEKGRFTLVFLAAPEDVERAKEDKAPLVELTYNWDPEEYQGGRNFGHLAYRVDDIYALCQKLMDAGVTINRPPRDGHMAFVRSPDGISIELLQKGDSLPAAEPWASMENTGSW, from the coding sequence ATGCAATATCTTCATACAATGGTTCGGGTGAAGGACCTCAATGCGTCGCTGGACTTTTACTGCCAAAAGCTCGGTTTGGTTGAGGTAAACAGACACGAGAGTGAGAAGGGGCGATTTACTCTCGTTTTTCTTGCTGCGCCTGAAGATGTTGAACGCGCAAAAGAAGACAAGGCGCCGCTGGTGGAACTCACCTATAACTGGGATCCGGAAGAGTATCAGGGCGGGCGTAACTTTGGTCATCTCGCCTATCGCGTCGACGATATTTATGCGCTTTGCCAAAAGCTGATGGATGCGGGCGTGACCATCAACCGCCCCCCGCGCGACGGTCACATGGCGTTTGTGCGGTCGCCTGATGGCATTTCAATCGAACTGCTGCAAAAGGGCGATAGCCTTCCTGCCGCTGAACCCTGGGCGAGCATGGAAAACACCGGAAGCTGGTAG
- a CDS encoding ABC transporter ATP-binding protein codes for MPSSPVLLENVTKKYGAFTAVNDLSFEVLQGEIYGFLGPNGAGKTTTLRMMLDIVQPSEGRVLVLGSESAIPVRRRIGYLPEERGLYRKMKAADSIAYFAQLRGLSSRDAKKRAYELLEQFGLEKFARAKNEALSKGMAQKVQLLATIAHEPELLILDEPFSGLDPINQQTLETLIRDQRAAGRTIIFSTHVMQHAERLCDRFLIIAGGRKRFEGTLSEARADYGSRIHLRTTAPESALKALPDVVSIRIEDVSGAETTYEIELDDDADPQAFLTRLVEAGVPVTRFEQAGATLHDIFVALAGEEAAPPQTKLEAAE; via the coding sequence ATGCCGTCCAGTCCTGTTCTTCTTGAAAACGTCACCAAAAAATACGGCGCCTTCACAGCGGTCAATGACCTCTCGTTTGAAGTGCTACAGGGGGAAATCTACGGATTTCTAGGGCCCAATGGCGCAGGCAAAACGACGACCTTGCGCATGATGCTGGACATCGTTCAGCCGAGCGAAGGCCGCGTTCTGGTGTTGGGATCGGAATCGGCGATCCCGGTGCGGCGGCGCATTGGCTATCTGCCCGAAGAGCGCGGGCTATACCGAAAGATGAAGGCGGCGGACTCTATTGCGTATTTCGCGCAGTTGCGCGGGCTTTCCTCACGGGATGCAAAAAAGCGTGCTTATGAGTTGCTCGAGCAATTCGGGCTTGAAAAATTTGCGCGTGCAAAAAACGAGGCGCTATCGAAAGGCATGGCGCAGAAGGTGCAATTGCTGGCGACGATCGCGCATGAGCCGGAATTGTTGATCCTCGACGAACCCTTTTCCGGCCTTGATCCGATCAACCAGCAGACCCTTGAAACGCTCATCAGAGACCAGCGCGCGGCGGGGCGGACGATTATTTTTTCAACCCATGTCATGCAGCATGCGGAGCGGCTGTGTGATCGTTTTTTGATTATTGCGGGCGGCAGAAAGCGGTTCGAAGGAACGCTCTCCGAGGCGCGGGCCGACTATGGCAGCCGCATTCACCTGCGCACGACGGCGCCTGAAAGCGCTTTGAAGGCTTTGCCGGATGTCGTTTCCATAAGGATCGAGGATGTTTCTGGCGCTGAGACGACGTATGAGATCGAACTTGATGACGATGCCGACCCGCAGGCCTTTTTGACACGCCTTGTGGAAGCCGGCGTTCCCGTGACGCGTTTCGAGCAGGCCGGCGCCACGCTTCACGATATTTTTGTCGCCCTTGCCGGCGAAGAAGCGGCGCCGCCGCAAACTAAGCTGGAGGCGGCGGAATGA
- a CDS encoding ABC transporter permease produces MRQVFLIAWREYKQYVFSRGFLLFIVMFPLGLVAFTAAMGLIERTKPTRAFVVYDQTGAYADDIDREVERRYLLEALAGWDAYLRVNAREGVLADEILPGLPVGGASDDSSPIPSPFAPDEISDARLRAFQEAGGFDAAQAAARPFLKSNIANFTMPRPQFERIDLPTDVSESETLAQAEERLRPYLLEQKGVRLNDGEVGKLFAAILIPEGFSAAPEAPAAQYWSRNLTDNALESLVDNALETALKREAVAELGLSQAALDEVSAIAAPFDSFRPDREAEEAQLGIQDRIETAMPAALTYMLLVIIFGVGNLLLTNTIEERSNKIVEILLSSVTAGQLMMGKLIGIAAVGLTMPAIFLIGGLGASFIGASGDENFIAIAIGSLFSSPLLLIYFFYFFCAYLIFAMIFLAIGAVSNSLQDAQSYMGPVMLLVFAPLPFMIMVFQNPNGFIASVLTWIPIYTPYAVMMRAAADPPLWEIVGATALMLAFALVLIRFMGRIFRNAILQASPPKMREVWRLARKQA; encoded by the coding sequence ATGAGGCAGGTCTTTCTCATCGCCTGGCGCGAATACAAGCAATACGTTTTCTCGCGCGGGTTCTTGCTGTTCATTGTGATGTTCCCGCTTGGGCTGGTGGCGTTTACGGCTGCGATGGGGCTGATTGAACGGACGAAGCCGACGCGCGCCTTTGTGGTTTATGATCAGACGGGCGCCTATGCTGATGACATCGATCGCGAAGTAGAGCGGCGATATCTGCTCGAAGCGCTTGCCGGTTGGGATGCGTATTTGCGCGTCAACGCGCGCGAAGGCGTCCTTGCCGATGAAATTTTGCCGGGCCTTCCTGTCGGCGGCGCTAGCGATGACAGTAGTCCTATTCCGTCGCCGTTTGCACCGGACGAAATCAGCGATGCACGTTTGCGCGCATTTCAAGAGGCTGGCGGCTTTGATGCTGCACAAGCGGCGGCGCGACCGTTTTTGAAGTCTAACATTGCTAACTTCACCATGCCGCGCCCTCAATTTGAGCGCATTGATCTGCCTACTGATGTCTCAGAATCTGAAACGCTTGCCCAAGCCGAAGAACGCCTCCGGCCATATCTCCTCGAGCAAAAGGGCGTGCGCCTGAATGACGGCGAAGTCGGGAAACTTTTTGCTGCGATTCTCATTCCTGAAGGATTTAGCGCCGCGCCGGAGGCGCCAGCGGCGCAATACTGGAGCCGCAATCTCACCGACAATGCGCTTGAAAGTCTAGTCGATAACGCTCTTGAAACGGCGCTGAAACGCGAAGCTGTTGCCGAACTTGGTCTGTCACAGGCGGCGCTAGACGAGGTATCTGCCATTGCGGCGCCATTTGATTCCTTCCGCCCAGACCGAGAGGCGGAAGAAGCTCAGCTCGGAATACAGGACCGGATCGAAACAGCGATGCCCGCAGCGCTGACTTACATGCTGCTTGTCATCATATTCGGCGTTGGAAATCTGTTGCTCACCAACACAATTGAAGAGCGTTCAAACAAGATTGTTGAAATATTGCTGTCTTCGGTCACCGCTGGACAATTGATGATGGGCAAGCTGATCGGCATTGCGGCTGTCGGCCTTACCATGCCGGCGATCTTTCTCATCGGCGGGCTAGGGGCGTCGTTTATCGGCGCAAGCGGCGACGAAAATTTCATCGCCATCGCCATCGGGTCATTGTTCTCATCGCCGTTGCTGTTGATTTATTTCTTCTATTTCTTCTGCGCGTATCTGATTTTCGCGATGATTTTTCTCGCCATTGGCGCGGTGTCGAATTCACTGCAGGATGCGCAATCCTACATGGGACCGGTGATGCTCCTGGTATTCGCGCCGCTGCCCTTCATGATCATGGTGTTTCAAAATCCGAACGGATTTATTGCATCGGTGCTGACCTGGATCCCCATCTACACTCCTTATGCGGTGATGATGCGCGCCGCCGCCGATCCGCCGCTTTGGGAAATTGTCGGCGCCACGGCGCTGATGCTGGCGTTCGCGCTTGTGCTGATCCGTTTCATGGGCCGGATATTCCGCAACGCAATCCTGCAGGCCTCACCGCCAAAAATGCGCGAGGTCTGGAGGCTGGCGCGCAAACAGGCTTGA
- a CDS encoding zinc-finger domain-containing protein, with amino-acid sequence MSEQPPAPTPDPEVIYVDKRRVSCDGGGGALGHPVVWYSLEDGEAECGYCDRKFIFKADSTAE; translated from the coding sequence ATGAGCGAACAACCGCCTGCCCCGACACCCGATCCGGAAGTCATTTATGTGGATAAACGCCGCGTCTCCTGCGACGGCGGCGGCGGCGCGCTCGGCCATCCAGTGGTATGGTATTCACTTGAAGACGGCGAAGCCGAATGCGGTTATTGCGACCGCAAGTTTATTTTTAAAGCTGATAGTACGGCGGAATAA
- a CDS encoding ABC transporter ATP-binding protein: protein MDFNPNQEYAIAARGVRKTYRASGKSPAKEALKGIDIHVKRGSIFGLLGPNGAGKSTFINILAGLVGKTAGEVSVWGFDLDANPRQVRAALGVVPQEINMEVFFTPLEGLEIQAGLYGVPKSKRRSMEILRALGLEEKADAYVRNLSGGMKRRLLVAKAMVHSPPILILDEPTAGVDIELRKQLWEYVMELHAQGVTIVLTTHYLEEAQELCEEIAIIHNGEVVACEPTEKLISSLDRKMLMVTPAEELNGHLDLGAFDVEIKQDGRLAIPYQPSKTQVAEILESLSSAGVMVKDLSTVESDLEDVFLELTYRKSA from the coding sequence ATGGATTTCAACCCAAATCAGGAATACGCCATCGCCGCCCGTGGGGTTAGAAAAACCTATCGCGCATCGGGCAAATCGCCTGCGAAAGAAGCCCTCAAGGGCATTGATATTCACGTCAAGCGTGGCTCAATCTTTGGTTTGCTGGGTCCGAACGGCGCCGGCAAGTCGACATTTATTAATATTCTCGCAGGTCTAGTGGGTAAGACCGCCGGGGAGGTTTCCGTATGGGGCTTCGATCTGGATGCGAACCCGCGCCAGGTGCGTGCGGCGCTCGGCGTCGTGCCGCAGGAAATCAATATGGAGGTGTTTTTCACGCCTCTCGAGGGGCTGGAGATTCAGGCCGGGCTTTACGGCGTGCCGAAATCGAAACGCCGGTCCATGGAAATTCTTCGCGCGCTCGGGCTCGAGGAAAAAGCCGACGCTTATGTGCGCAATCTTTCAGGCGGCATGAAGCGGCGGCTTCTCGTGGCGAAAGCCATGGTGCATTCGCCGCCAATCCTGATTCTTGATGAACCGACTGCCGGCGTCGATATCGAATTGCGCAAACAGCTCTGGGAATATGTGATGGAGCTGCACGCGCAAGGCGTCACAATTGTTCTGACCACGCACTACCTGGAAGAAGCGCAGGAGCTTTGCGAGGAAATCGCCATCATCCACAACGGCGAGGTTGTCGCCTGCGAGCCGACGGAAAAGCTGATCTCATCTCTCGACCGCAAAATGTTGATGGTGACGCCAGCTGAGGAGCTGAACGGTCATTTAGATCTCGGCGCCTTCGACGTTGAAATCAAACAGGACGGACGCCTCGCCATTCCTTATCAGCCAAGCAAAACGCAAGTGGCCGAAATCCTTGAAAGCCTTTCCAGTGCTGGCGTTATGGTGAAAGACCTTTCTACGGTCGAATCAGATCTGGAAGACGTCTTCCTTGAGTTGACCTACCGCAAATCCGCTTAA
- a CDS encoding VWA domain-containing protein, which produces MGSRTLVACLSFLFAFGSFAAADEGDSILVLDASGSMWGQIEGEAKITIAKQVLGDLLNDLPAERRLGLIAYGHNRKGDCTDIEELAAVGAERAAIASAVQGLNPKGKTPMADSIKLAADKLKFTEEKATVILVSDGIETCEPDPCGVAASLEQASVDLTVHVVGFDVTEENEQAQLRCIAENTGGKYVSASDAGELGDALEETVAAAPEVVTETKVRLRATELEGGLVIEEGLSWTVLPRTGPGENGEAVFSEDNAGTVDIEIAPGAYDIMVERVSDGLKGKQEAVVIRENSWKTVTIALTFPVEATVTPDPGGEVMAGTNILIHWTGPDRQGDYITIVEKGAENGKFGTYSYTRQGDPAELRMPVEPGEYEIRYMLGRPIRTLASVEITATAAEATLVAPEEVVAGSEFSVEFTGPPAGSGDWITIVKPDARDNKFTNYHYTKQGSPGSLRAPLEAGDYEIRFVQGNKKVLARKPITVTAALATLSGPETAVAGETVMVEFSGPEPASGDWITVTKPDDRPNKYNDYHYSKSGTPADIRMPLEPGTYELRFVQGNKKVLARQTITVTEATATLSAKDTAIAGETINVEFTGPAPGSGDWVTVTAPDAPGNKYTDYHYTKSGSPADLRMPLDAGEYELRFVQANKKVLARRTITVSPATATLNGPTSAVAGTTVQVEFTGPPPGSGDYVAISKVGSDDKKYERYAYTKSGSPANLRMPNEPGEYELRFIHGNKNVLARAPITVTPKE; this is translated from the coding sequence ATGGGTTCGCGCACGCTCGTTGCTTGTTTGTCATTTCTGTTTGCATTCGGTTCATTCGCCGCCGCCGATGAAGGTGATTCAATACTGGTGCTCGACGCTTCCGGTTCCATGTGGGGCCAGATCGAGGGCGAGGCGAAAATCACTATCGCAAAGCAGGTGTTGGGCGACCTTTTGAATGATTTGCCAGCGGAACGGCGCCTCGGGCTTATCGCCTATGGCCATAACCGCAAGGGCGATTGCACCGATATCGAAGAACTTGCCGCTGTCGGCGCCGAGCGTGCGGCCATCGCCAGCGCTGTTCAGGGATTAAACCCCAAGGGCAAAACGCCCATGGCGGACTCGATCAAGCTGGCTGCCGACAAGCTCAAATTCACTGAAGAAAAAGCAACGGTCATACTGGTCAGCGACGGCATCGAGACCTGCGAGCCGGATCCGTGCGGCGTTGCGGCATCGCTCGAGCAAGCCAGCGTCGATCTGACCGTGCATGTTGTCGGTTTCGATGTGACGGAAGAAAACGAACAGGCTCAATTGCGCTGCATCGCAGAGAATACTGGCGGCAAATATGTTTCCGCCTCCGATGCGGGCGAGCTTGGCGATGCGCTGGAAGAGACAGTTGCGGCGGCGCCTGAAGTCGTAACGGAAACGAAAGTGCGTTTGCGCGCCACCGAACTTGAGGGCGGTCTGGTCATCGAAGAGGGGCTTTCATGGACCGTGCTGCCGCGCACTGGCCCAGGCGAAAATGGCGAAGCGGTGTTCAGTGAAGACAACGCTGGAACGGTTGATATCGAAATTGCTCCAGGCGCCTACGACATTATGGTGGAGCGCGTGTCTGACGGGCTTAAGGGCAAACAGGAAGCTGTCGTGATCCGTGAGAACTCGTGGAAGACGGTCACGATTGCGCTCACCTTTCCCGTGGAGGCAACGGTGACGCCGGACCCAGGCGGTGAGGTCATGGCCGGCACGAATATTCTCATCCACTGGACAGGGCCTGACCGTCAGGGGGACTACATCACCATTGTTGAAAAGGGCGCGGAAAACGGCAAGTTCGGCACGTATTCCTATACGCGTCAGGGTGATCCGGCGGAATTGAGAATGCCGGTGGAGCCGGGCGAATATGAAATCCGTTATATGCTGGGCCGGCCGATTCGTACGCTGGCGAGCGTAGAGATTACAGCGACGGCGGCGGAAGCGACGCTCGTCGCTCCGGAAGAGGTTGTTGCTGGTTCGGAATTCAGTGTTGAGTTCACCGGCCCGCCAGCCGGGTCGGGCGACTGGATCACGATTGTGAAACCTGACGCGCGCGACAACAAGTTCACAAACTATCATTATACGAAGCAGGGAAGTCCAGGTTCGTTGCGCGCGCCGCTGGAAGCGGGTGATTATGAAATCCGCTTCGTGCAAGGCAACAAAAAAGTGCTGGCGCGAAAACCCATTACTGTAACAGCGGCCCTGGCGACGTTGAGCGGGCCTGAGACGGCTGTTGCCGGTGAAACCGTAATGGTAGAATTTTCGGGTCCCGAACCGGCCTCAGGCGACTGGATTACGGTGACAAAACCTGATGATCGGCCCAACAAGTATAATGATTATCATTACTCGAAATCCGGCACGCCGGCGGATATCCGTATGCCGCTTGAGCCCGGAACGTATGAGCTGCGTTTCGTACAGGGAAACAAGAAAGTCCTTGCGCGCCAGACGATCACTGTAACTGAAGCGACTGCAACCCTGTCTGCGAAAGATACGGCGATTGCCGGTGAAACGATCAATGTGGAATTTACCGGTCCGGCGCCGGGGTCGGGCGACTGGGTGACAGTCACCGCGCCGGATGCGCCTGGTAATAAGTACACAGACTATCATTACACCAAGTCTGGTAGTCCTGCTGATCTCCGGATGCCGCTGGATGCTGGCGAGTACGAGTTGCGTTTCGTGCAGGCCAACAAGAAAGTGCTGGCGCGCCGGACGATCACGGTTTCGCCTGCAACGGCGACGCTGAACGGCCCGACATCCGCTGTCGCAGGAACGACTGTGCAAGTGGAGTTTACAGGTCCCCCGCCAGGTAGTGGCGATTATGTCGCCATTTCAAAAGTCGGATCGGACGACAAAAAGTACGAGCGCTACGCCTATACGAAAAGCGGTAGTCCAGCCAATTTACGCATGCCGAACGAACCCGGCGAGTATGAGTTGCGCTTTATCCATGGCAACAAAAATGTGCTCGCGCGTGCGCCAATCACGGTGACGCCGAAAGAATAA
- a CDS encoding SMP-30/gluconolactonase/LRE family protein, whose amino-acid sequence MRRALTCALAFASLSGGAAIAEEISIRAHYPEGPLIHSGAVHFAEMHKDRVVTVTNDDQRTLYEDNGCGPTALAPYQDGFIVLCHLTNELHQLSATGALVRKFTRDEEGLAFENPNDASADDKGGVYFSASGDFSLTAPHDGALLYLDSKGKITRLASGLHYANGVYFDAAQQAVYLSEHLEQRILRFPVFSPGEAGPSEVFAELAVESLGKTIRYDRAGPDGLETDDAGNLFVAYYGAALVLALAPDGDILARIDVPEQLTTNVALSADERTLFITGSKRSQRKPFPGKMREIENPLTTQ is encoded by the coding sequence ATGAGGCGCGCACTCACATGCGCACTCGCATTTGCGTCTCTAAGCGGCGGCGCTGCCATAGCTGAAGAAATATCTATCCGCGCCCACTACCCCGAAGGGCCGCTGATCCATAGCGGGGCGGTACACTTTGCTGAAATGCATAAAGATCGGGTGGTGACCGTCACAAATGACGATCAAAGAACCCTGTATGAAGACAACGGCTGCGGCCCGACAGCATTAGCACCGTATCAGGATGGGTTTATCGTCCTCTGCCATCTGACGAATGAACTGCACCAGCTTTCCGCAACCGGCGCCCTTGTTCGCAAGTTCACACGCGACGAGGAAGGGTTGGCGTTCGAAAATCCAAATGACGCTTCCGCCGACGACAAGGGCGGGGTTTATTTTTCTGCATCGGGCGATTTTTCCCTCACCGCACCGCATGATGGCGCGTTGCTTTATCTCGATAGCAAAGGGAAAATCACAAGACTTGCGTCCGGTCTGCATTACGCCAACGGCGTTTATTTCGACGCGGCGCAACAAGCTGTCTATTTGAGCGAACATCTCGAGCAGCGCATACTTCGTTTTCCGGTTTTTTCGCCCGGCGAAGCTGGGCCTTCGGAAGTGTTCGCAGAGCTTGCCGTCGAGAGCCTTGGAAAAACAATCCGATATGATCGCGCGGGGCCCGATGGACTTGAAACAGACGATGCGGGCAACCTGTTTGTCGCTTATTACGGTGCGGCCCTAGTCCTCGCTCTCGCTCCAGATGGCGATATCCTCGCCCGCATAGACGTCCCCGAACAACTGACGACCAATGTCGCGCTATCGGCCGATGAACGAACGCTTTTCATTACCGGCTCAAAGAGATCGCAGCGCAAACCATTTCCCGGCAAAATGCGGGAAATAGAAAACCCTTTGACAACGCAATAG
- a CDS encoding fused MFS/spermidine synthase: protein MTDKKAADDARKLKIFIGAIYVNAFALGSIIMGFEMLGSRYLAPYFGGDIFTWGALISTVLMALMLGAYVGGHVADKRPSTTLLGLIIVAAAVFLFLLPFIADPLFGALIDSIENVRAGVLVAAFLLNIIPVTVLGVYTPFAVRLLLQHSKGAGRLVGSINATSTFGSITGTLATTFFLIPMIGSRDITTIFAFIVLACAVSHLFLSRLWKEEH, encoded by the coding sequence GTGACCGATAAAAAGGCTGCGGACGACGCACGCAAACTCAAAATCTTCATTGGCGCCATTTACGTCAACGCTTTTGCGCTTGGTTCCATTATCATGGGCTTTGAAATGCTCGGGAGCCGCTATCTAGCGCCCTATTTCGGCGGCGATATCTTCACCTGGGGCGCACTCATTTCAACCGTTTTGATGGCGTTGATGCTCGGCGCCTATGTGGGCGGACATGTCGCCGACAAGCGGCCGTCGACAACACTACTTGGCTTGATCATCGTCGCGGCAGCGGTGTTTTTATTTTTGCTACCGTTTATTGCTGATCCATTATTCGGCGCGCTCATCGATTCTATTGAGAATGTTCGGGCAGGCGTCCTCGTGGCCGCTTTCTTGCTCAACATCATCCCTGTGACGGTGCTGGGCGTTTATACGCCGTTCGCCGTGCGGCTGCTGTTGCAACATTCCAAGGGCGCAGGAAGGCTTGTTGGCTCTATCAACGCGACATCCACCTTTGGCAGCATCACCGGCACACTGGCGACGACGTTTTTCCTGATCCCTATGATTGGCTCGCGCGACATCACCACCATCTTCGCGTTTATCGTACTGGCTTGCGCGGTCTCGCATCTATTTTTATCGCGCCTCTGGAAAGAAGAACATTAA
- a CDS encoding spermidine synthase, with translation MRQSFIAMIGSKFFQTMAGVAFLTAAFTSHAFAQVEVELILKKESLYNSLFVLQEGPYRTLRFGHKDRHYRESTYNPADPTELPSTYTQYVTVGAAYPQDVKHAAVIGMGGGRMTWYLSHYMPDLKVTAVELDPEIVKIADKYFDVRANDQINVVTSDGRTFIRRTKETFDFIIVDAYRGHFVPFHLLTKEFYEMVEERMNDGGVVVQNIAPSTMLFDHAIATIGAVFDNVDLYKAGGNMVAVAYNGPHREKDDLLAAAQAQQDKHGFRYDIAAMIDERVRTPEFGDDKILTDDFAPANYLKSVENHNRKWENE, from the coding sequence ATGCGCCAAAGTTTTATAGCGATGATAGGCAGCAAATTTTTTCAAACGATGGCAGGCGTTGCATTCCTGACCGCAGCCTTTACCAGCCATGCCTTCGCGCAAGTTGAGGTCGAGCTCATCCTGAAAAAGGAATCTCTTTATAATTCCTTGTTCGTACTGCAAGAGGGGCCTTACCGAACGCTTCGTTTTGGTCACAAGGATCGGCACTATCGCGAGTCTACTTATAACCCTGCCGACCCGACTGAACTTCCGTCAACCTACACACAATATGTCACCGTCGGCGCCGCGTACCCACAGGACGTCAAACACGCTGCGGTCATCGGCATGGGCGGCGGACGCATGACGTGGTATCTTTCGCATTACATGCCTGACCTGAAAGTAACGGCGGTCGAACTCGATCCGGAAATTGTCAAAATCGCTGACAAATATTTTGATGTGCGCGCTAACGACCAGATTAACGTCGTTACAAGCGACGGACGCACTTTCATACGCCGCACAAAAGAGACATTCGACTTTATCATTGTAGACGCCTATCGCGGCCATTTCGTACCGTTTCATTTGCTGACCAAAGAGTTTTACGAAATGGTAGAAGAGCGCATGAATGACGGCGGCGTTGTGGTGCAAAATATTGCGCCTTCAACCATGCTATTCGACCATGCGATCGCCACTATCGGTGCGGTGTTTGACAATGTCGATCTTTATAAAGCTGGCGGCAATATGGTCGCTGTGGCCTATAACGGGCCACACCGCGAAAAGGATGACCTGTTAGCGGCGGCCCAAGCACAACAGGACAAACACGGTTTCCGCTACGATATCGCCGCCATGATTGACGAACGCGTCCGCACGCCGGAATTTGGCGACGATAAAATCCTGACAGACGATTTTGCTCCCGCAAATTATTTAAAGTCGGTCGAGAACCATAACCGGAAATGGGAAAACGAGTGA
- a CDS encoding 1-acyl-sn-glycerol-3-phosphate acyltransferase: MNSSAENSDVSHTNTGGKDDKHIVDVLIEERAQRLVASPLWPLYRTILYPLLLHGSAVKMADAIAALSGAGVMDYVSDLLRLDTRVTGLENLPPKGRVLIASTHPTGIPDGVAMYDALKGRRPDMTFFANRDAIRVSPGLEEVVIPVEWVAQKRSRLRSRETLAGAIKAFQEEKCVVLFPSGRLAMMNDQKEQVEQEWLPSVAIFARKYNCPIVPVRIEMRNSWLYYWFWKLNSELRDITLFHELLNKKGKTYKITFGEAISPDQLNGEPPEVAEALRRHASKLGAGEIKWSPASPAAIKNNANPHD, translated from the coding sequence ATGAATTCATCTGCGGAAAATTCTGACGTCTCGCATACAAATACCGGCGGCAAAGACGACAAACATATTGTCGATGTGCTGATCGAAGAGCGTGCTCAAAGGCTCGTCGCTTCGCCGCTTTGGCCTCTCTATCGGACAATTCTTTACCCGCTGCTGCTGCATGGCTCCGCCGTAAAAATGGCTGACGCCATTGCCGCTTTATCCGGCGCCGGCGTCATGGATTATGTCAGCGACCTCCTGCGGCTTGATACCCGCGTCACCGGGTTGGAAAATCTGCCGCCAAAAGGGCGTGTGCTGATTGCCTCAACCCACCCGACGGGGATTCCCGATGGCGTTGCTATGTATGATGCGCTTAAAGGCCGACGCCCGGACATGACATTCTTCGCCAATCGCGACGCTATTCGTGTTTCGCCCGGGCTTGAAGAAGTTGTCATCCCTGTCGAGTGGGTAGCGCAAAAACGTTCCCGATTGCGTTCCCGCGAAACGTTAGCTGGCGCGATCAAGGCATTTCAGGAAGAAAAATGCGTGGTCCTGTTTCCATCCGGCAGGCTGGCGATGATGAACGATCAGAAAGAACAGGTCGAGCAAGAATGGCTGCCGTCAGTCGCAATATTTGCGCGAAAGTATAATTGCCCGATCGTGCCGGTGCGTATCGAGATGCGGAACTCATGGCTATACTATTGGTTCTGGAAGCTGAATTCAGAACTGCGTGACATTACGCTGTTCCATGAGCTCCTCAACAAAAAGGGTAAAACGTACAAGATCACTTTCGGCGAGGCGATCTCGCCTGACCAGCTCAATGGCGAGCCGCCAGAGGTCGCGGAAGCCCTGAGACGGCATGCGTCAAAGCTGGGGGCTGGAGAGATTAAGTGGAGCCCCGCCTCCCCTGCCGCCATCAAAAACAACGCCAATCCCCACGACTAG
- a CDS encoding XrtV sorting system accessory protein: MESIYDLLSLALFIAAAGLFMLRFRHEDPPLAPYLVIALVSVVGNWLGNNGGGVAAVALMMAAAFLTLHLASQPYHDDPEESSR, translated from the coding sequence ATGGAGTCCATCTACGACCTACTGTCATTGGCGCTATTCATCGCGGCCGCCGGGTTGTTCATGCTCAGGTTTCGCCATGAAGACCCGCCGCTGGCGCCCTATCTGGTCATTGCCCTCGTCAGTGTCGTCGGTAATTGGCTAGGCAACAATGGCGGCGGCGTCGCCGCCGTGGCCCTGATGATGGCGGCCGCGTTCCTGACCCTCCATCTCGCCAGCCAGCCTTACCATGACGACCCTGAGGAGTCGTCGCGTTAA